A stretch of Methanococcus voltae PS DNA encodes these proteins:
- a CDS encoding dihydroorotate dehydrogenase electron transfer subunit, with translation MERPQMCEIKEIIKESPTVKTFILNKEFNFKGGQFAMVWVPEYDEKPFGFSNKNGFSVANVGRTTSKMHEMQEGELLGIRGPYGNGFETFGDNIIAVAGGIGSAPIIPTVEEFAKQNIDVTTILGGRTKEELLFLDRFENASNTIPCTDDGTFGYNGFTTNKLMEILEQRKEENISTDCLITCGPEIMMKKVVEIAKNYNIPVQLSLERYMKCGIGICGQCSVDDEGYCICKDGPVFWDNKLNMIKEFGKYRRDASGAKI, from the coding sequence CTGGAAAGACCGCAAATGTGCGAAATTAAAGAAATTATAAAGGAAAGTCCCACCGTAAAAACGTTTATATTAAACAAAGAATTTAATTTTAAAGGCGGACAATTTGCAATGGTTTGGGTACCAGAATACGATGAAAAACCTTTCGGATTTTCAAATAAAAACGGCTTTAGTGTTGCAAATGTAGGTAGAACTACGTCAAAAATGCACGAAATGCAAGAAGGAGAACTCCTGGGTATCAGAGGACCTTATGGAAATGGCTTTGAAACTTTTGGAGATAATATAATAGCTGTAGCCGGAGGTATAGGTTCAGCCCCAATAATCCCCACCGTTGAAGAATTTGCAAAACAGAATATAGATGTAACTACGATTTTGGGCGGTAGGACTAAGGAAGAATTATTATTCTTAGATAGATTTGAGAATGCAAGCAATACAATTCCATGTACTGACGACGGAACTTTTGGATACAATGGTTTTACAACAAATAAGCTTATGGAAATTCTTGAACAGAGAAAAGAAGAAAATATTTCGACGGATTGTCTAATTACCTGCGGTCCCGAAATTATGATGAAAAAAGTCGTAGAAATAGCTAAAAATTACAATATACCTGTTCAATTGTCTTTAGAAAGATATATGAAATGTGGAATAGGCATCTGTGGTCAATGTAGCGTTGATGACGAAGGTTACTGCATATGTAAAGATGGACCTGTATTTTGGGACAACAAATTGAATATGATAAAAGAATTTGGAAAATACAGAAGAGATGCTAGTGGTGCAAAAATTTAA
- the trmY gene encoding tRNA (pseudouridine(54)-N(1))-methyltransferase TrmY → MKEFILKANKSATSGDINIKDLPGSAGRLDLVCRCVNSSFFLSHDLRRDTVFYSVHYGEPNAPVALKFIGDELKRLSPDERSIALFIKKALEKDSSKLWKESTSGIYTAKKEFRDIIVEKKNENYRIFYLHLNGKPLEEYNLKLDKDNGNDEDVLFVLGDHIGIGEEDEKFLDELGAERISLSPVELHADHCIILMHNALDKLKK, encoded by the coding sequence TTGAAAGAATTCATACTTAAAGCCAATAAATCAGCTACATCTGGCGATATAAATATTAAAGACTTGCCTGGGAGTGCAGGTCGATTGGATTTAGTTTGCAGATGCGTAAATAGTTCGTTCTTTCTCTCCCACGATTTAAGAAGAGATACGGTATTCTATAGCGTTCATTACGGTGAGCCTAATGCACCGGTTGCTTTGAAATTTATAGGTGACGAATTAAAACGATTAAGCCCTGATGAAAGAAGTATTGCTCTTTTTATAAAGAAAGCTCTCGAAAAAGATAGTTCCAAACTATGGAAAGAAAGTACATCTGGAATCTATACTGCTAAAAAAGAATTTAGAGATATAATCGTTGAAAAAAAGAACGAAAACTATAGGATATTTTATTTGCATTTGAATGGTAAACCCCTTGAAGAATATAATTTAAAATTAGATAAAGATAATGGTAACGATGAAGACGTATTATTCGTACTTGGTGACCATATTGGTATAGGCGAAGAAGATGAGAAGTTTTTAGATGAATTAGGGGCTGAAAGAATTTCTTTATCACCGGTAGAATTACACGCTGACCATTGTATAATTTTAATGCACAATGCATTAGATAAATTAAAAAAATAA
- a CDS encoding protein-glutamate methylesterase/protein-glutamine glutaminase produces MKKIKAIVVDDSAFMRKVVEDILNTDSEIEVVGTAKDGKEAVELVNKLKPDIVTMDVEMPIMDGIEATKNIMQTCATPILMLSAVTRDGSETTLKALENGAVDFIQKPSGSISLDIREISEKIIKKVKEVSKSTVRPLKFARIQSPVTSKAESITSKKFNTNANSDTNNNLGLERENAGLNNPNLENTLSKIGIMMGSSTGGPPVVSEIISRLPMGMPPIFVVQHMPAGFTRVFAERIDRISKLKVVEASNGTLIKPNHVYIAPGDTQMLLKRRGNNKYIEIDPNMPKLHGTKPTVDITAEYVANIYGNNSLGIILTGIGKDGAVGMRNIKEKGGYTIGQNKESCIVYGMPKTAYELNALNDVLPPSQIPQKIEKCVERYVQKLGSR; encoded by the coding sequence ATGAAGAAAATAAAGGCTATTGTTGTAGATGATTCCGCATTCATGCGAAAAGTTGTAGAAGATATATTAAACACAGATTCAGAAATTGAAGTTGTAGGTACTGCAAAAGATGGAAAAGAAGCAGTTGAATTGGTAAATAAATTAAAACCTGATATTGTAACAATGGATGTCGAAATGCCTATTATGGATGGTATTGAAGCAACTAAAAATATAATGCAGACTTGTGCTACACCAATTCTTATGCTTTCTGCAGTAACTCGCGATGGTTCAGAAACTACATTGAAAGCTCTTGAAAATGGGGCAGTAGATTTTATACAGAAACCTTCTGGCTCCATATCCCTAGATATTCGTGAAATATCTGAAAAAATTATTAAAAAGGTTAAGGAAGTTTCAAAATCAACAGTTAGACCATTGAAATTTGCAAGAATACAGTCTCCAGTAACTTCAAAAGCAGAAAGTATTACTTCAAAGAAGTTTAATACAAATGCGAACTCTGACACTAACAATAATCTAGGGCTCGAGCGCGAAAATGCAGGATTGAATAATCCAAATTTGGAAAATACCCTTTCTAAAATTGGAATTATGATGGGCTCATCCACAGGTGGCCCCCCAGTAGTTTCGGAAATAATCTCAAGATTACCTATGGGAATGCCCCCAATATTTGTTGTTCAACACATGCCTGCAGGATTTACAAGAGTTTTTGCGGAAAGAATTGATAGGATATCAAAATTAAAAGTTGTTGAAGCTTCAAATGGTACGTTAATAAAACCTAATCACGTGTATATTGCCCCAGGCGATACCCAAATGCTATTGAAAAGACGGGGAAATAACAAATATATAGAAATAGACCCAAACATGCCTAAACTTCACGGTACAAAACCAACTGTGGACATTACCGCTGAATACGTTGCAAATATTTATGGAAATAATTCTTTAGGAATTATTTTAACGGGTATTGGAAAAGACGGTGCAGTAGGAATGAGGAACATTAAAGAAAAAGGTGGGTACACGATAGGTCAAAATAAAGAGAGTTGCATTGTTTACGGAATGCCTAAAACTGCTTACGAATTAAATGCGTTAAATGACGTTTTACCACCAAGCCAAATACCTCAAAAGATAGAAAAATGCGTTGAAAGATACGTTCAAAAATTAGGGAGTAGATAA
- a CDS encoding phage infection protein: MNMSDSVEELNIDAGLDLEELENGMASELNTQAESLKHSMDSILNKIKFAVQNDDEDLKSVKEDISKISSNSEADESLEMNSEILQIINNKLDVLIDAKDEQNLMLKKISEDIDDMLIKIDKSADLIMANFENQNARFDNLLELLQDILEGIQEIKGLLSDMNMKNMTKASNVVDNLKTKIDSYMNSDDEGIAGY, translated from the coding sequence ATGAATATGTCTGATAGTGTTGAGGAACTAAATATAGATGCTGGTTTAGACTTAGAGGAATTAGAAAACGGCATGGCGAGTGAACTAAACACCCAAGCTGAAAGTTTAAAGCATTCTATGGATAGTATATTAAATAAAATAAAATTCGCTGTTCAAAATGATGATGAAGATTTAAAGTCCGTAAAAGAAGATATAAGTAAAATTTCTTCCAATTCTGAAGCTGATGAATCTTTAGAAATGAATTCTGAAATATTACAAATAATAAATAACAAATTAGATGTTTTAATAGATGCAAAAGATGAGCAAAATCTTATGCTTAAAAAAATAAGCGAAGATATCGACGATATGCTTATAAAAATCGATAAAAGCGCTGATTTAATTATGGCAAACTTTGAAAATCAGAACGCAAGATTTGACAATTTATTAGAGCTATTACAAGATATATTAGAAGGTATTCAAGAGATTAAGGGTTTACTTTCTGATATGAATATGAAAAATATGACCAAAGCGTCAAATGTTGTTGACAATTTAAAAACTAAAATTGATAGCTACATGAATTCTGATGATGAAGGTATTGCAGGATATTAA
- a CDS encoding chemotaxis protein CheW, whose protein sequence is MDEMEQYRELFMTEAEEHLQSLNQNLVDLENCPENTDIINLIFRSAHTLKGSARTLGFEHISQLTHHMEDILDNIRDGKIPVNHEIMDLLFKCLDALETMVGEIANGENETTVDYESIIDIIKNLKNKHLGGNVENIGNSASPVPESTPSSEVSANVNSANAVANTVSCETNGNSVSVSNKQSYSLKNEKTVVIVEIKKDIDCNCEENEVSELDINDEIDVNSKIDKSNNDTDKNINTDNSKLNVPENIDEILAQMHQSSNTLCAISGALELPELQTSTKKISRFTKSVLDKKIDMDKDVLQMINKSLSIMNSIAKSIENKEEVQKYGNDDDINNLDNFVSQKVELKNSNVDTKEIEIENDIENDIVNGAFEEIEIEFDHTIFDYLKNLNKLAKEIDNNSNIWHIKSEIEEDCMLKSVRFTMLLNSLENDSDGKIIQSIPTIDDLKNVSYDNLDILYAYSGSEEKLESILNSACEMKYSKAVKVGIEINTDEIGNMTELTDSLDCNLDNKEISCDYKIRFSIDPECALKSVRAYMVLKDLSEIGAIVDSCPSFDRIKAGDSIINQVEVYFNTRADIDTVEDTIVKTPEIKNIDVTSNKKDNQSAIQNSSEDSDSEDSKSSGKSERKEGQSKKSESKKSQTVRVNIEKLDKLMNLVGEVVINRANFTQIATKYDLKELHNAVGRLNMLSTELQEEVMSMRMIPVAFVFNRFPRTVRDTARALNKEIDFIIEGSEIELDRTVLDELAEPLTHLIRNSLDHGIEHSEVRKQAKKPEKGLLKLIATRERDRVNIVIKDDGKGIDPDGIRNNVVKKGLMSRDEVDKLTDNEAINLIFLPGFSTAEKVSDVSGRGVGMDVVRTKIESLGGSVSVHSEVGKGSEIVLHLPLTMAIIQTLLVKLKDQIYALPLTSVLDVVSVNKEEINNLEGQEAIIYRDHILPVTWLCDALHQYNDCSSEEIYVVVVEKNKGKIGLILDEVIGRDEIVVKPLTGILKNINGLAGATILGDGKVALILDLNNL, encoded by the coding sequence ATGGATGAGATGGAACAGTATAGGGAATTGTTTATGACCGAAGCTGAAGAACATTTACAGTCCCTTAATCAAAACCTTGTCGATTTAGAGAATTGCCCCGAAAATACGGATATTATAAATTTAATATTCCGTTCTGCCCATACTTTAAAAGGTTCAGCAAGAACCCTTGGTTTTGAACATATATCTCAATTAACACACCACATGGAAGATATATTAGATAATATAAGGGACGGCAAAATTCCGGTTAATCACGAAATCATGGATTTATTGTTTAAATGTTTAGATGCGCTAGAAACAATGGTTGGCGAAATTGCAAATGGTGAAAATGAAACCACTGTCGATTACGAAAGTATCATCGATATCATTAAAAATTTAAAAAATAAGCATTTAGGTGGAAATGTTGAAAATATTGGAAATTCTGCATCTCCTGTGCCTGAATCTACGCCTTCATCTGAAGTATCTGCAAACGTTAATAGTGCAAATGCCGTTGCAAATACGGTTTCCTGTGAAACTAATGGAAATTCGGTATCCGTATCCAATAAACAGTCTTATTCTTTGAAAAATGAAAAAACTGTTGTAATAGTTGAAATAAAAAAAGATATCGATTGTAATTGTGAAGAAAACGAAGTTTCTGAATTGGATATCAATGACGAAATTGACGTTAATTCAAAAATTGATAAAAGTAATAATGATACAGATAAAAATATTAATACGGACAATAGCAAATTAAACGTTCCAGAAAATATTGACGAAATTTTAGCACAAATGCATCAATCTTCTAATACTTTGTGTGCTATTTCTGGAGCTTTAGAACTTCCAGAGCTTCAAACTTCAACAAAAAAGATTAGTAGATTTACTAAGTCTGTTTTGGATAAAAAAATTGATATGGATAAAGATGTATTACAAATGATTAACAAATCATTGTCAATTATGAATTCTATTGCCAAATCAATTGAAAATAAAGAAGAAGTTCAAAAATATGGAAATGATGACGATATAAATAATTTAGATAATTTTGTATCCCAAAAAGTCGAATTAAAAAATTCAAATGTAGATACCAAGGAAATTGAAATTGAAAATGATATTGAAAATGATATTGTTAATGGAGCTTTTGAAGAAATTGAAATTGAATTTGACCATACAATATTTGATTATCTTAAAAATTTAAACAAATTAGCCAAAGAAATAGATAATAATTCAAATATTTGGCATATTAAATCTGAAATCGAAGAAGATTGTATGTTAAAATCAGTTCGATTTACAATGTTATTAAATTCATTGGAAAATGATTCGGACGGTAAAATTATACAATCCATACCCACAATTGACGATTTAAAAAATGTCAGTTACGATAATTTAGATATATTGTACGCGTATTCGGGAAGTGAAGAAAAATTAGAATCTATATTAAATTCTGCTTGTGAAATGAAATATTCCAAGGCTGTTAAAGTAGGTATTGAAATTAATACTGACGAAATAGGGAATATGACCGAATTAACGGATTCATTAGATTGCAATTTGGACAATAAAGAAATTTCTTGCGATTATAAGATAAGATTTTCAATAGACCCAGAATGTGCCTTAAAATCAGTTCGTGCATATATGGTTTTAAAAGATTTATCAGAAATTGGTGCCATCGTGGATTCATGCCCATCTTTTGATAGGATAAAAGCAGGAGATTCCATTATTAACCAAGTTGAAGTATACTTTAATACTCGTGCAGATATTGATACTGTGGAAGATACCATTGTAAAAACGCCTGAAATCAAAAATATAGACGTAACTTCAAATAAAAAAGATAATCAATCAGCCATTCAAAATTCCTCTGAAGATTCAGATTCAGAAGATTCTAAAAGTTCTGGAAAATCAGAGCGAAAAGAAGGTCAATCCAAAAAATCGGAATCCAAAAAATCCCAAACTGTTAGAGTAAATATTGAAAAATTGGACAAATTAATGAATTTAGTAGGCGAAGTTGTTATAAATAGGGCAAACTTCACACAAATTGCTACAAAATACGACCTTAAGGAATTACATAACGCTGTTGGTAGATTAAACATGCTCTCAACAGAATTACAGGAAGAAGTTATGAGTATGCGTATGATTCCTGTAGCATTTGTATTTAATAGGTTCCCTAGGACGGTTAGAGACACTGCTAGAGCCCTTAATAAAGAAATAGACTTTATAATTGAAGGTTCCGAAATCGAACTCGATAGAACCGTTTTAGATGAACTTGCAGAACCACTCACTCACTTGATAAGAAACTCCCTTGACCACGGTATTGAACATTCTGAAGTCAGAAAACAGGCAAAAAAACCTGAAAAAGGTCTTTTAAAGCTTATTGCTACAAGAGAAAGAGATAGGGTAAATATTGTTATTAAAGATGATGGTAAAGGTATAGACCCTGACGGTATAAGGAACAACGTTGTTAAAAAAGGCTTAATGTCAAGAGATGAAGTTGACAAATTAACGGACAATGAAGCTATTAACTTAATATTCTTACCAGGTTTCAGCACTGCGGAAAAAGTTTCCGATGTATCTGGAAGGGGTGTAGGTATGGACGTTGTTAGGACTAAAATAGAGTCTTTGGGTGGCTCTGTTTCAGTACATTCAGAAGTTGGAAAAGGTTCGGAAATCGTATTACACTTACCATTAACAATGGCAATTATACAAACGTTATTAGTAAAATTAAAAGACCAAATCTATGCTTTACCACTAACAAGCGTTTTAGATGTTGTTTCAGTAAATAAGGAAGAAATAAATAATTTGGAAGGTCAAGAAGCAATTATTTATCGAGACCATATCTTGCCAGTTACTTGGTTATGCGATGCTTTGCATCAATATAACGATTGCTCTTCAGAAGAAATATATGTGGTAGTAGTTGAGAAAAACAAAGGTAAAATAGGTTTAATTCTCGATGAAGTAATAGGAAGGGATGAAATTGTTGTAAAACCACTTACAGGTATTTTAAAGAATATCAACGGTCTTGCAGGTGCTACAATACTTGGAGACGGCAAAGTTGCGTTAATATTGGATTTAAATAATCTATAA
- a CDS encoding chemotaxis protein CheW — MEDIPKVVVFKLSTNEYGLRVNEVREVLKLQDITAIPNTPSYISGVTNIRGEIMPIIDLRKKLNLFDSLDTPEGDMLVMVVEIDGIPIGILVDFVSDVMQISSENIEEIEGIKKNSSGEYIEGIAKIGNRLIIILNIKNLIDPQEF, encoded by the coding sequence ATGGAAGATATTCCAAAAGTTGTAGTATTCAAGCTTTCTACAAACGAATATGGTTTAAGGGTTAATGAAGTAAGGGAAGTTTTAAAACTTCAAGATATTACGGCAATTCCGAACACCCCAAGTTATATTTCTGGTGTAACAAACATTAGGGGCGAAATTATGCCAATAATAGATTTAAGGAAAAAATTAAATCTATTTGATAGCCTTGATACGCCAGAAGGCGATATGCTAGTCATGGTTGTTGAAATAGATGGCATACCTATCGGAATTTTGGTTGATTTCGTAAGTGACGTTATGCAAATTTCCTCCGAAAATATCGAAGAAATCGAAGGAATTAAGAAAAATTCAAGTGGAGAATACATAGAAGGAATTGCTAAAATTGGCAATAGGTTAATCATTATATTAAATATTAAAAACTTAATTGACCCCCAAGAGTTCTAA
- the dapB gene encoding 4-hydroxy-tetrahydrodipicolinate reductase yields MIKIAVTGAVGRMGSGIIKNILESEDMELVAGIEAPGNPKKGLDIGEVIGVGKLGIPVSTADELEKVLSEAKPDVLVDFTAPAPCVGTVKTASKLGINLVIGTTGFTDEQRAEMETAIKENGVSAVISQNYAIGVNIFFKTLELLADKLSNYDIEIVEMHHKHKKDAPSGTALRAAEIIQENLNRDSNVIYGREGITGARAKEEICIHALRGGDVVGDHTVIFTEEGERLELSHKACSRQPLISGALIAVRYIVGKKAGIYNTFDVLGLNE; encoded by the coding sequence ATGATAAAAATAGCAGTTACAGGCGCCGTAGGTAGAATGGGAAGCGGCATAATAAAAAATATCTTGGAAAGCGAAGATATGGAATTAGTTGCAGGTATTGAAGCACCTGGAAACCCTAAAAAAGGTTTAGATATTGGTGAAGTTATCGGTGTTGGAAAACTCGGAATTCCTGTTTCTACAGCTGACGAATTAGAAAAAGTACTAAGTGAAGCTAAACCTGACGTACTTGTAGACTTCACAGCACCAGCTCCTTGCGTTGGTACAGTTAAAACAGCTTCAAAATTAGGTATAAACTTAGTAATTGGAACCACAGGGTTTACTGATGAACAGAGAGCTGAAATGGAAACCGCCATTAAAGAAAACGGTGTTTCTGCAGTAATTTCCCAAAACTATGCCATTGGGGTAAACATATTCTTTAAAACATTGGAATTATTGGCTGACAAATTAAGCAATTACGATATTGAAATCGTAGAAATGCACCACAAACATAAAAAAGATGCACCAAGTGGAACAGCTTTAAGAGCTGCTGAAATCATACAAGAAAACCTCAATAGGGATTCGAACGTTATATACGGAAGAGAAGGCATAACTGGTGCTAGGGCTAAGGAAGAAATCTGTATACACGCTTTAAGGGGTGGCGATGTAGTTGGAGACCACACCGTAATATTTACAGAAGAAGGCGAGAGATTAGAATTAAGCCATAAAGCATGTAGTAGACAACCGCTTATATCTGGCGCATTAATTGCTGTTAGATACATAGTTGGTAAAAAAGCAGGAATATACAACACTTTTGATGTATTAGGACTTAATGAATAA